A section of the Arabiibacter massiliensis genome encodes:
- the pstB gene encoding phosphate ABC transporter ATP-binding protein PstB, whose translation MTNATLERTAPRAAATETYLPHAHGRTAPSNAPAKMAVRDLDLYYQDFHALKGINLDFPQNQVTALIGPSGCGKSTLLKSLNRMNDLVAGCRIEGDITLDGEDAYRSVDVNSLRRRVGMVFQQPNPFPMSVYDNVAFGPRTHGIKRREDLDAIVEQSLRDAAIWDEMKDRLKKNALGLSGGQQQRLCIARALAVRPEVLLMDESTSALDPISTAKIEDLVGELKQKYTVIMVTHNMLQALRVSDKTAFFLLGEMVEAGDTDDIFTSPSDPRTADYVAGRFG comes from the coding sequence ATGACTAACGCAACGCTCGAACGGACGGCCCCGCGCGCAGCGGCCACCGAAACCTATCTGCCCCACGCGCACGGCCGCACGGCTCCCTCCAACGCTCCCGCCAAGATGGCCGTGCGCGACCTGGACCTGTACTACCAGGACTTCCATGCGCTCAAGGGCATCAACCTGGACTTCCCGCAAAACCAGGTGACGGCGCTCATCGGCCCGTCGGGCTGCGGCAAGTCCACGCTGCTGAAGTCGCTCAACCGCATGAACGACCTGGTGGCGGGTTGCCGCATCGAGGGCGACATCACGCTGGACGGCGAGGACGCCTACCGCTCGGTGGACGTGAACAGCCTGCGCCGCCGCGTGGGCATGGTGTTCCAGCAGCCCAACCCCTTCCCCATGAGCGTGTACGACAACGTGGCGTTCGGCCCGCGCACCCACGGCATCAAGCGCCGCGAGGACCTGGACGCCATCGTGGAGCAGAGCCTGCGCGACGCCGCCATCTGGGACGAGATGAAGGACCGCCTGAAGAAGAACGCGCTCGGCCTGTCCGGCGGCCAGCAGCAGCGCCTGTGCATCGCCCGCGCGCTGGCCGTGCGCCCCGAGGTGCTGCTCATGGACGAGTCCACGAGCGCGCTCGACCCCATCTCCACCGCCAAGATCGAGGACCTGGTGGGCGAGCTCAAGCAGAAGTACACCGTCATCATGGTGACGCACAACATGCTGCAAGCGCTGCGCGTGTCCGACAAGACGGCGTTCTTCCTGCTGGGCGAGATGGTGGAGGCCGGCGACACCGACGACATCTTCACCAGCCCCTCCGACCCTCGCACCGCCGACTACGTAGCCGGCAGGTTTGGGTAG
- the pstA gene encoding phosphate ABC transporter permease PstA, producing MTTPPSVILAEGRRPKSKDSVRHQPCALPPARSFASRSLRALVYAGAALTSAVLAFIVGYILVNGVPYLTPSLFAWEYTSDNVSLTPALVNTLVMAGLSLAMAVPVGAGSAIYLVEYAPRGSRFVQAVRTTTETLQGIPSIIYGLFGMLFFVTALHWNLSLLAGACTLAIMVLPVVMRTTEEALLSVPDAYREGGFGLGAGRLRTVFRCVLPSAVPGILGGVILALGRCVGEVAALIFTAGSIAQIPNFAEGAAALFDSTRTLAVHMYVLASEALHVNETYATAVVLLVMVVLLNLLATFAAKKMNKGGIHD from the coding sequence ATGACAACGCCGCCCTCTGTCATCCTGGCCGAAGGCCGAAGGCCGAAGTCGAAGGACTCCGTGCGGCACCAGCCCTGCGCCTTGCCGCCCGCGCGCAGCTTCGCGTCCAGATCGCTGCGCGCGCTCGTGTACGCAGGTGCCGCGCTCACATCGGCCGTGCTCGCGTTCATTGTGGGCTACATCCTGGTGAACGGCGTGCCCTACCTTACGCCGAGCCTCTTTGCCTGGGAGTACACCTCCGACAACGTCTCGCTCACCCCGGCGCTGGTGAACACGCTTGTCATGGCCGGGCTCTCGCTTGCCATGGCGGTGCCGGTAGGCGCGGGATCGGCCATCTACCTGGTGGAATACGCCCCGCGCGGCAGCCGGTTCGTGCAGGCGGTGCGCACTACCACCGAGACGCTGCAGGGCATCCCCTCCATCATCTACGGCCTCTTCGGCATGCTGTTCTTCGTCACGGCGCTGCACTGGAACCTGTCGCTTCTGGCGGGCGCGTGCACGCTGGCCATCATGGTGCTGCCGGTGGTCATGCGCACCACGGAGGAGGCGCTCCTGTCCGTGCCCGACGCCTACCGCGAGGGCGGCTTCGGCCTGGGGGCGGGCCGTTTGCGCACGGTGTTTCGCTGCGTGCTGCCCTCGGCGGTTCCCGGCATCCTGGGCGGCGTGATCCTCGCGCTCGGCCGCTGCGTGGGCGAGGTGGCCGCGCTCATTTTCACGGCCGGCTCCATCGCGCAGATCCCCAACTTCGCCGAGGGCGCCGCGGCGCTCTTCGATTCCACCCGCACGCTTGCCGTGCACATGTACGTGCTGGCCAGCGAAGCCCTGCACGTGAACGAGACCTACGCCACGGCGGTGGTGCTGCTGGTGATGGTGGTTCTGCTGAACCTGCTGGCCACGTTCGCCGCCAAGAAAATGAACAAGGGAGGCATCCATGACTAA
- the pstC gene encoding phosphate ABC transporter permease subunit PstC, whose translation MTKVHIKEGLARALFAGAAGISILAVALICVFLFANGVPAMAQIGLPDFLFGTTWRPANDLYGIFPMIIGSIYVTAGAIVVGVPTGLLTAIFLSRFASGRVAAVLKPGVELLAGIPSVVYGFFGLVVMVPLIRDTMPGRGQSLLAAAVLLGIMILPTIITVAQSALDAVPKKYYEGALALGADHERSVFRVIVPAAASGIMAGVVLGVGRAIGETMAVIMVAGNQPVIPESIFAGVRTMTANIVMEMGYAADLHRGALVATGVVLFVFILGITMLFNQIKKRGEAK comes from the coding sequence ATGACCAAAGTACACATCAAAGAAGGCCTCGCGCGGGCGCTGTTCGCGGGTGCCGCGGGGATATCCATCCTCGCGGTGGCGCTTATCTGCGTGTTCCTGTTCGCGAACGGCGTGCCGGCTATGGCGCAGATCGGGCTGCCCGACTTCCTGTTCGGCACCACATGGCGCCCGGCCAACGACCTGTACGGCATCTTCCCCATGATCATCGGCAGCATCTACGTCACGGCCGGCGCCATCGTGGTGGGCGTGCCTACGGGGCTGCTCACCGCCATCTTTCTGTCGCGGTTCGCGAGCGGTCGCGTGGCGGCGGTGCTCAAGCCCGGCGTGGAACTTCTGGCGGGCATCCCGTCGGTGGTGTACGGCTTTTTCGGCCTGGTGGTCATGGTGCCCCTCATCCGCGATACCATGCCCGGACGCGGCCAGTCGCTTCTGGCGGCAGCTGTGCTTCTGGGCATCATGATCCTACCCACCATCATCACGGTGGCGCAGAGCGCGCTCGACGCCGTGCCGAAGAAATACTACGAGGGTGCGTTGGCGCTCGGTGCCGACCACGAGCGCTCGGTGTTCCGCGTCATCGTGCCCGCCGCCGCCAGCGGCATCATGGCGGGCGTCGTTCTGGGCGTGGGGCGTGCCATCGGCGAGACCATGGCCGTGATCATGGTAGCCGGCAACCAGCCCGTCATCCCCGAGAGCATCTTCGCCGGCGTGCGCACCATGACGGCGAACATCGTGATGGAGATGGGCTACGCCGCCGACCTGCACCGCGGCGCGCTCGTGGCCACCGGTGTGGTGCTGTTCGTGTTCATCCTCGGCATCACCATGCTGTTCAACCAGATAAAGAAGCGGGGTGAGGCGAAATGA
- a CDS encoding substrate-binding domain-containing protein yields MKKRLTMAAGATVLALGLFGMFGCASGGAASASDGGAGVASPSGEVSVYSREDGSGTRGAFVELFGIEEKDASGEKVDMTTMSAAITNSTSVMMTSVASDENAIGYISLGSLNDTVKALDIDGVQPTADNVKSGEYKIARPFNIVTKDGLSEVAQDFVSFIMSADGQKIVEENGYIAVGEGAAYAASGKSGKIVAAGSSSVTPVMEKLAEAYKALNPDVAIEVNQSDSTTGVNMAVEGTCDIGMASRELKDSETAAGVKPTVIAQDGIAVIVNAAASVDGLTSDQVKAIYTGELVTWEDALA; encoded by the coding sequence ATGAAGAAGCGTTTGACGATGGCGGCGGGGGCGACGGTGCTCGCTCTCGGTTTGTTCGGCATGTTCGGCTGCGCCTCGGGCGGTGCCGCCTCCGCGAGCGACGGCGGGGCGGGGGTCGCATCGCCCTCCGGCGAGGTGTCGGTGTATTCGCGCGAGGACGGCTCCGGTACGCGCGGCGCGTTCGTCGAGCTGTTCGGCATCGAGGAGAAGGATGCCAGCGGTGAGAAGGTGGACATGACTACCATGTCGGCCGCCATCACGAACTCGACGTCGGTGATGATGACCAGCGTGGCGAGCGATGAGAACGCCATCGGCTACATCTCGCTCGGCTCGCTCAACGACACGGTGAAGGCGCTCGACATCGACGGCGTGCAGCCCACAGCCGACAATGTGAAGAGCGGCGAGTACAAGATCGCGCGCCCGTTCAACATCGTGACGAAGGACGGCCTGTCCGAGGTGGCGCAGGACTTCGTAAGCTTCATCATGAGCGCCGACGGCCAGAAGATCGTCGAGGAGAACGGCTACATCGCCGTTGGGGAAGGCGCCGCCTACGCGGCTTCCGGCAAGAGCGGCAAGATCGTGGCGGCCGGCTCGTCGTCGGTGACTCCCGTCATGGAGAAGCTGGCCGAGGCGTACAAGGCCCTCAACCCCGACGTAGCCATCGAGGTCAACCAGTCCGACTCCACCACCGGCGTGAACATGGCCGTCGAGGGCACCTGCGACATCGGCATGGCGTCGCGCGAGCTCAAGGACTCCGAGACGGCCGCCGGCGTGAAGCCCACGGTCATCGCCCAGGACGGCATCGCGGTTATCGTGAACGCGGCCGCGAGCGTGGACGGACTCACGAGCGACCAGGTGAAGGCCATCTACACCGGCGAGCTCGTCACCTGGGAAGACGCGCTGGCGTAA
- a CDS encoding TOBE domain-containing protein has translation MKLSARNLLKGTITAIHPGAVNAIVIMEIEGGQTITSTISMGSLKELQLEVGKEAYAVFKASSVIIGVDD, from the coding sequence ATGAAGCTTTCCGCACGCAATCTGCTGAAGGGGACCATCACCGCCATCCATCCGGGCGCGGTGAACGCCATCGTCATCATGGAGATCGAAGGCGGCCAGACCATCACGTCTACCATCTCGATGGGCTCGCTCAAGGAGCTGCAGCTGGAGGTGGGCAAGGAGGCCTACGCCGTGTTCAAGGCCTCGAGCGTCATCATCGGCGTGGACGATTAG